The following coding sequences lie in one Mus musculus strain C57BL/6J chromosome 11, GRCm38.p6 C57BL/6J genomic window:
- the Serpinf2 gene encoding alpha-2-antiplasmin precursor, with translation MALLRGLLVLSLSCLQGPCFTFSPVSAVDLPGQQPVSEQAQQKLPLPALFKLDNQDFGDHATLKRSPGHCKSVPTAEETRRLAQAMMAFTTDLFSLVAQTSTSSNLVLSPLSVALALSHLALGAQNQTLHSLHRVLHMNTGSCLPHLLSHFYQNLGPGTIRLAARIYLQKGFPIKDDFLEQSERLFGAKPVKLTGKQEEDLANINQWVKEATEGKIEDFLSELPDSTVLLLLNAIHFHGFWRTKFDPSLTQKDFFHLDERFTVSVDMMHAVSYPLRWFLLEQPEIQVAHFPFKNNMSFVVVMPTYFEWNVSEVLANLTWDTLYHPSLQERPTKVWLPKLHLQQQLDLVATLSQLGLQELFQGPDLRGISEQNLVVSSVQHQSTMELSEAGVEAAAATSVAMNRMSLSSFTVNRPFLFFIMEDTIGVPLFVGSVRNPNPSALPQLQEQRDSPDNRLIGQNDKADFHGGKTFGPDLKLAPRMEEDYPQFSSPK, from the exons ATGGCACTGCTCCGGGGGCTCCTCGTACTCAGCTTGTCCTGCCTGCAAGGTCCCTGTTTCACG TTCTCTCCGGTGAGCGCCGTGGATCTCCCGGGCCAGCAG CCAGTGAGTGAGCAGGCCCAGCAGAAGCTGCCCCTGCCTGCCCTCTTCAAGTTGGACAACCAG GATTTTGGTGACCATGCTACCCTCAAGAGGTCCCCAGGACACTGCAAGAGTGTCCCAACTGCAGAGGAGACTCGCAGGCTGGCTCAGGCCATGATGGCTTTTACTACTGACCTGTTCTCTTTGGTGGCCCAAACATCTACCAGCTCCAACCTTGTCCTGTCACCCCTTAGTGTGGCCCTAGCACTCTCTCACCTGGCACTAG GTGCTCAGAACCAAACACTACACAGCTTGCATCGAGTGTTGCACATGAACACAGGATCCTGCCTCCCGcatctactgagccatttctaccAGAACCTAGGCCCAGGGACAATCCGACTGGCTGCCAGAATATACCTGCAGAAAG GATTTCCCATCAAAGACGATTTCCTGGAGCAATCGGAAAGGCTCTTTGGTGCGAAGCCCGTGAAACTGACTGGAAAGCAGGAGGAAGACCTGGCGAACATCAACCAATGGGTGAAGGAGGCCACAGAGGGGAAGATTGAGGATTTCCTCTCTGAGCTGCCGGATAGCACCGTGCTGCTTCTCCTCAACGCCATCCACTTTCACG GTTTCTGGAGGACCAAGTTTGACCCGAGCCTCACCCAGAAAGATTTCTTCCACCTGGATGAGCGGTTCACAGTGTCGGTGGACATGATGCACGCGGTGTCATATCCTCTTCGATGGTTCCTGCTGGAGCAACCTGAGATACAG GTGGCTCATTTCCCCTTTAAGAACAACATGAGCTTTGTGGTCGTGATGCCCACTTATTTTGAGTGGAACGTGTCCGAGGTACTAGCCAACCTGACCTGGGATACTCTGTACCATCCCTCGCTGCAGGAGAGGCCCACCAAGGTGTGGCTGCCTAAACTCCATCTGCAACAGCAGCTGGACCTGGTGGCCACCCTCAGCCAACTGG GCCTGCAGGAATTGTTCCAGGGCCCAGACCTTCGTGGGATCTCTGAGCAGAATCTGGTGGTGTCTAGCGTGCAACATCAGTCTACCATGGAGCTCAGCGAGGCTGGTGTGGAGGCAGCCGCAGCTACCAGCGTAGCCATGAATCGAATGTCCCTCTCCTCCTTCACTGTGAACCgacccttcctcttcttcatcatgGAGGACACCATAGGCGTGCCCCTCTTTGTGGGCAGTGTGAGGAACCCTAACCCCAGCGCGCTGCCCCAGCTCCAGGAACAGCGAGATTCCCCTGACAACAGGCTCATAGGCCAGAATGACAAAGCTGACTTCCATGGAGGCAAGACCTTTGGTCCTGACTTGAAACTTGCACCCCGCATGGAGGAAGACTACCCCCAGTTCAGCTCCCCCAAGTGA